The Chryseolinea soli genome contains a region encoding:
- a CDS encoding ABC transporter permease has protein sequence MIKHFFTIALRNLERNKAYAVINVMCLALGITCAILTFVLVTYHLSFDTFHAKKDRIYRITTELHQEGISRDASVPQPMGKAFSNDYEFSEKVAMVFSNSDMLVSVPSSPGDKKFKENLAFAEADFFDILDFPFVQGNRNTILTEPNTAVITERIAEKYFGDQNPINQVIRVQNKWDFRITGILKNLPVNTDRREEIYLSYSNLKDYDSWLAGESWRGLAGGMNCFVLLKPNVLPSDVDKVFPALSKKYYNERDAKAYQFKLQPLSDIHFNPELGGYLAKKNLWALSLIGLFLIIAACVNFINLATAQALDRAKEIGVRKVLGSGRKQLFWQFIQETAVIALLALVLAFALAQLSLPYVNELFAIQLRIDIFQDVYLLTFLPILLVVVILLSGFYPGLILAGFQPVLALKGKLSQKHVGGFSLRRGLVVTQFAISQLLIVGTLVIANQMRYSRQADMGFRKEAIVMLPVPERQKSTLSTLNSEIARIAGVEKVTFCSHAPASPDFASVNFHFDSRTEDEDFEISIKIGDDQYVSTFGLQVIAGRNLNPSDTVREFLLNETAVKKLGARSPQDVIGKRMRIGLNNREGSIVGVVKDFHNKSFHETIAPLCITSSNNWYFSCAVKINPANLSTTLGAMETAWKKTFPDQVYEYAFLDEQIARFYELDNMMLRLIQAFAGIAIIICCLGLYGLVSFMVVQKTKEVGVRKVLGASVKNIAWLFGKEFIRLLLIAFVMAAPFSWWAMNHWLETFAYRIQIGAGIFILAILITCMVTAIAVGYKSIVAALMNPVKSLRSE, from the coding sequence ATGATAAAACATTTCTTCACGATCGCCCTGAGAAATTTAGAACGCAACAAAGCGTATGCTGTGATCAATGTCATGTGCCTGGCGTTGGGCATCACCTGTGCTATCCTGACCTTTGTCCTGGTTACGTATCATTTGAGTTTTGATACTTTTCACGCAAAGAAAGATCGGATCTATCGCATCACTACTGAATTGCACCAGGAAGGGATAAGTCGGGACGCTAGTGTTCCACAACCCATGGGGAAAGCCTTTAGCAATGATTATGAATTTTCTGAAAAAGTAGCGATGGTGTTTAGTAATTCGGATATGCTTGTGTCTGTCCCATCTTCACCAGGCGATAAAAAATTTAAGGAAAATCTGGCTTTCGCAGAGGCGGATTTTTTTGATATCCTGGATTTCCCCTTCGTGCAAGGCAATAGAAATACCATTTTAACCGAACCCAATACAGCCGTTATTACCGAGCGGATCGCAGAAAAATATTTCGGAGATCAAAACCCGATCAATCAAGTTATTCGGGTACAAAATAAATGGGATTTCAGAATTACCGGGATCCTAAAGAATTTGCCTGTCAATACCGATCGCCGGGAGGAGATCTATTTGTCGTATAGCAATCTGAAAGATTACGATTCATGGTTGGCCGGCGAGAGCTGGAGAGGCCTGGCCGGCGGTATGAATTGTTTTGTTCTACTGAAACCGAATGTCTTGCCTTCCGATGTAGATAAAGTTTTTCCTGCGTTGTCTAAAAAGTATTACAATGAACGGGATGCAAAAGCCTATCAATTTAAACTCCAACCGCTCTCGGACATACATTTTAACCCCGAGTTGGGAGGCTATTTAGCAAAGAAAAACCTGTGGGCCTTATCGCTGATCGGACTTTTTCTGATCATCGCGGCCTGCGTAAATTTTATCAACCTGGCTACTGCCCAGGCGCTCGACAGGGCGAAAGAGATTGGGGTACGGAAGGTATTGGGAAGCGGCCGCAAGCAACTCTTCTGGCAGTTCATACAGGAAACTGCGGTGATTGCTTTGTTGGCGCTGGTATTGGCTTTTGCTTTGGCTCAGCTTTCCCTGCCGTATGTGAACGAACTCTTCGCTATCCAGCTTCGGATAGACATCTTCCAGGATGTTTACCTGCTTACCTTTCTCCCCATCCTGCTGGTGGTCGTGATCTTACTTTCCGGTTTCTATCCCGGTTTAATTCTGGCCGGCTTTCAGCCTGTTCTGGCCTTGAAAGGTAAACTATCACAAAAGCACGTAGGCGGGTTCTCATTGAGGAGAGGATTGGTTGTTACACAGTTCGCCATTTCGCAGTTGCTTATTGTCGGCACCCTGGTGATCGCGAACCAGATGCGCTACTCGAGGCAAGCGGACATGGGTTTCCGGAAAGAAGCCATCGTGATGTTGCCGGTACCGGAAAGACAGAAATCAACCCTAAGTACACTGAACTCGGAGATCGCCCGGATAGCAGGAGTAGAAAAAGTGACCTTTTGCAGTCATGCCCCGGCATCCCCGGATTTTGCAAGCGTGAACTTTCACTTCGATTCACGTACGGAAGATGAGGACTTTGAAATTTCCATTAAAATAGGTGACGACCAGTATGTCTCCACGTTCGGCTTGCAAGTGATCGCCGGGCGAAACTTGAACCCGTCTGATACAGTCCGCGAATTTCTGCTCAACGAGACCGCTGTAAAAAAACTCGGTGCGCGTTCCCCACAGGATGTGATCGGAAAAAGAATGCGGATAGGTCTCAACAACCGGGAAGGATCGATTGTCGGCGTGGTGAAGGATTTTCATAATAAATCTTTCCACGAGACCATTGCTCCGCTTTGTATCACCAGCTCCAACAATTGGTATTTCAGTTGTGCCGTAAAAATAAATCCCGCAAACTTGTCTACTACTCTGGGCGCTATGGAAACGGCTTGGAAGAAAACCTTTCCCGACCAGGTCTATGAATACGCTTTCCTGGATGAACAGATTGCCCGGTTTTATGAGCTGGACAACATGATGCTGCGGCTTATCCAGGCCTTTGCCGGTATTGCCATCATCATCTGCTGTCTGGGTCTATATGGATTGGTGTCGTTTATGGTGGTTCAAAAAACCAAAGAGGTGGGTGTGCGCAAAGTATTGGGGGCAAGCGTGAAGAACATCGCGTGGCTGTTCGGCAAAGAATTTATTCGCCTGTTGCTTATTGCTTTTGTGATGGCGGCACCTTTCTCCTGGTGGGCGATGAACCACTGGCTGGAGACCTTCGCATACCGGATTCAGATCGGTGCAGGGATCTTTATTTTGGCTATTTTGATCACATGTATGGTAACGGCGATTGCTGTAGGATATAAATCTATCGTGGCAGCATTGATGAACCCCGTGAAATCTTTAAGGAGTGAGTAG
- a CDS encoding sugar phosphate isomerase/epimerase family protein: MVTRRSFLKTTAMASTGLLIGPSLFAKSKSNYIGIQLYTVRELMAKDPVATLASVAKIGFNSVEGATYTGTQKFYGMDPAAFKKVLSDNGLVMFSGHYLLGESMPDTKGTISNEWQKAVDDAAAVGLKYMVCAYLFEPERGTLDHYKQTADKLNKAGEIAKKAGLQLCYHNHAFEFDAQDGKLPYDVLLTNTDADLVKMELDLYWTYKAKQNPMALFSRNPGRFPLWHVKDMDNTPKQDFTEVGNGVIPFKEIFAHAKEAGLKYFFNEQDQTPGDPLVSMEKSYAYIKKNLV, from the coding sequence ATGGTAACCAGACGATCATTTCTAAAAACCACCGCGATGGCCTCGACCGGACTTCTGATCGGTCCGTCCTTATTCGCAAAATCGAAATCGAATTATATCGGCATACAACTTTACACGGTGCGCGAATTGATGGCCAAAGATCCCGTGGCCACCCTGGCGAGCGTAGCCAAGATCGGATTCAACTCGGTGGAAGGGGCCACCTACACCGGCACGCAAAAATTCTATGGCATGGATCCGGCCGCTTTCAAAAAAGTATTGAGCGACAATGGGCTGGTGATGTTCAGCGGGCACTACCTGCTCGGCGAATCGATGCCCGACACGAAAGGCACGATCTCGAACGAGTGGCAGAAAGCAGTTGACGATGCTGCCGCCGTGGGATTGAAATATATGGTTTGCGCCTACCTCTTTGAACCAGAACGCGGAACCCTCGATCACTACAAACAAACCGCCGACAAATTGAACAAGGCCGGAGAGATCGCGAAGAAAGCCGGGCTTCAACTTTGCTATCACAACCACGCCTTTGAATTCGATGCACAAGACGGCAAGCTGCCCTACGACGTGCTGCTCACCAACACCGATGCCGACCTCGTCAAAATGGAATTGGATCTGTATTGGACCTACAAAGCCAAACAAAATCCCATGGCATTGTTTAGTAGAAACCCGGGCCGCTTCCCGTTGTGGCACGTAAAAGATATGGACAATACGCCGAAACAAGATTTTACAGAAGTGGGCAACGGCGTAATCCCGTTCAAAGAAATATTCGCCCATGCCAAAGAAGCTGGTCTGAAATATTTCTTCAACGAACAGGACCAAACGCCCGGCGATCCTTTGGTGAGCATGGAGAAAAGCTATGCCTATATTAAAAAGAATTTAGTGTAG